A window of Castanea sativa cultivar Marrone di Chiusa Pesio chromosome 1, ASM4071231v1 contains these coding sequences:
- the LOC142614302 gene encoding 17.3 kDa class II heat shock protein-like, with amino-acid sequence MDLRIMGLESSPLLSTLQQMMELSDDKSSSASLNGPGHTYVRDAKAMATTPADVKEYPNSYVFVVDMPGLKSGDIKVQVEDDNVLLISGERKREEEKEGTKYLRMERRIGKLMRKFVLPDNANTNAISAVCQDGVLTVTVNKLPPPEPKKPKTIEVKIA; translated from the coding sequence atggatttgAGAATCATGGGTTTGGAATCATCACCACTGTTGTCAACCCTGCAGCAGATGATGGAGCTGAGCGACGACAAGTCTTCTTCGGCATCCTTGAACGGCCCAGGTCACACGTACGTCCGCGACGCGAAGGCGATGGCGACCACACCGGCAGACGTGAAGGAGTACCCCAACTCGTACGTGTTCGTGGTGGACATGCCTGGGTTGAAGTCTGGGGACATTAAGGTGCAGGTGGAGGACGACAATGTGCTTTTGATAAGTGGCGAGAGGAAGAGggaggaagagaaagaagggACCAAGTACTTGAGGATGGAGAGGAGGATCGGCAAGCTCATGAGGAAGTTTGTGCTCCCTGACAATGCCAACACAAATGCTATCTCTGCTGTGTGCCAGGATGGTGTGCTCACTGTTACTGTGAACAAGTTGCCACCTCCAGAACCCAAGAAGCCCAAGACTATCGAGGTTAAGATTGCTTAA
- the LOC142614288 gene encoding 25S rRNA (cytosine-C(5))-methyltransferase NSUN5 isoform X1 → MVAEAVGRWKSNGERSAYFARREAAKVLGSVLEGDARRQAVGSIKSLIYRPCIRNKKATFALVCQTLKHLPIIKDVLDAATILNAKWKVRQQDLIYIITYDILFGQAVSLVGDAEKFLMHRKDALQTALARLLVKKNVKTPQDLVDLYRIPEVSKPRYVRVNTLKMDVDSALLELGQQNMVEKDNMVPDLLILPPSTDLHNHPLVTNGSVFMQGKASSMVAAALDPKPGWEVLDACSAPGNKTVHLAALMRGKGKIIACELNKERVIRLKETIKLSGASNIEVLHGDFLNCNPNDSSFSKVRAILLDPSCSGSGTASVRLDHLLPSNAAGHAAGVTDTERLNKLAAFQRKVLMHALSFPAVERVVYSTCSIHQIENEDVVKSVLPLAASYGFQLATPFPQWQRRGLPVFEGFQHLLRTDPVEDGEGFFIALFTKRDDKNHSEKQATCRNNSKSLARDSCTGRFRSGKKRIVINFAHTKLFLMWLHAKQSRRKRDNFNTGGSYRPMTTDCF, encoded by the exons ATGGTGGCGGAGGCGGTAGGGCGATGGAAGAGCAACGGGGAGCGGTCGGCGTACTTCGCAAGGAGAGAGGCAGCGAAGGTATTAGGAAGTGTCCTCGAAGGCGATGCTCGTCGGCAAGCAGTGGGGTCCATAAAATCTCTGATATATAGGCCTTGTATCAGGAACAAGAAGGCCACCTTCGCTCTCGTCTGCCAAACACTCAAGC atCTTCCTATTATTAAGGATGTTTTGGATGCTGCTACCATTCTCAACGCCAAATGGAAGGTG AGGCAACAGGACTTAATTTACATTATCACATATGACATTCTTTTTGGCCAG GCAGTTTCATTAGTTGGGGATGCCGAGAAGTTTCTGATGCACCGCAAAGATGCTCTACAAACAGCTCTAGCACGCCTGTTAGTTAAGAAAAATGTGAAGACCCCTCAAGATTTGGTGGATCTTTATCGAATTCCCG AAGTTTCAAAGCCTCGTTATGTTCGTGTCAATACTCTGAAAATGGATGTTGATTCAGCCTTACTTGAATTAGGGCAACAAAACATG GTTGAAAAGGATAACATGGTTCCTGACTTGTTGATACTCCCACCAAGTACTGACTTGCATAATCATCCTCTGGTCACGAATGGAAGTGTATTTATGCAA GGGAAGGCAAGTTCTATGGTGGCAGCAGCTCTTGATCCTAAACCAGGATGGGAG GTTCTTGATGCATGCTCAGCCCCTGGAAACAAAACTGTCCACCTTGCCGCTCTTATGAGAGGAAAGGGGAAGATTATAGCATGTGAGCTGAATAAGGAAAGGGTTATACGTCTAAAAGAGACCATTAAACTCTCTGGTGCCTCTA ATATAGAAGTTCTGCATGGAGATTTCTTAAACTGCAATCCAAATGATTCGTCTTTTTCCAAG GTCCGTGCAATTCTTTTGGATCCTTCATGCTCTGGTTCTGGGACAGCCTCTGTGAGATTGGACCATCTGCTCCCATCTAATGCTGCAG GTCATGCAGCTGGTGTTACTGACACTGAAAGATTGAACAAGCTTGCGGCTTTTCAGAGAAAAGTGCTCATGCATGCATTATCTT TTCCTGCAGTTGAGAGAGTGGTTTACAGCACATGTTCCATACACCAAATTGAAAATGAAGATGTCGTAAAATCTGTTCTTCCTCTTGCTGCATCATATGGTTTTCAACTGGCTACTCCCTTCCCCCAATGGCAGCGCCGTGGTCTCCCAGTTTTTGAAGGCT TTCAACATCTTTTGCGAACCGATCCTGTTGAGGATGGAGAAGGCTTTTTCATTGCCTTATTTACAAAGAGAGACGACAAAAATCACTCCGAAAAGCAAGCAACCTGCAGAAATAATTCCAAATCTCTTGCCAGAGACAGCTGCACCGGTAGATTTAGAAGTGGGAAGAAAAGAATTGTAATAAACTTTGCCCATACTAAATTGTTTCTGATGTGGTTGCATGCAAAACAGAGTAGGCGAAAAAGAGACAACTTCAATACTGGTGGCTCGTATAGACCAATGACTACTGATTGcttttga
- the LOC142614288 gene encoding 25S rRNA (cytosine-C(5))-methyltransferase NSUN5 isoform X2: MVAEAVGRWKSNGERSAYFARREAAKVLGSVLEGDARRQAVGSIKSLIYRPCIRNKKATFALVCQTLKHLPIIKDVLDAATILNAKWKRQQDLIYIITYDILFGQAVSLVGDAEKFLMHRKDALQTALARLLVKKNVKTPQDLVDLYRIPEVSKPRYVRVNTLKMDVDSALLELGQQNMVEKDNMVPDLLILPPSTDLHNHPLVTNGSVFMQGKASSMVAAALDPKPGWEVLDACSAPGNKTVHLAALMRGKGKIIACELNKERVIRLKETIKLSGASNIEVLHGDFLNCNPNDSSFSKVRAILLDPSCSGSGTASVRLDHLLPSNAAGHAAGVTDTERLNKLAAFQRKVLMHALSFPAVERVVYSTCSIHQIENEDVVKSVLPLAASYGFQLATPFPQWQRRGLPVFEGFQHLLRTDPVEDGEGFFIALFTKRDDKNHSEKQATCRNNSKSLARDSCTGRFRSGKKRIVINFAHTKLFLMWLHAKQSRRKRDNFNTGGSYRPMTTDCF, encoded by the exons ATGGTGGCGGAGGCGGTAGGGCGATGGAAGAGCAACGGGGAGCGGTCGGCGTACTTCGCAAGGAGAGAGGCAGCGAAGGTATTAGGAAGTGTCCTCGAAGGCGATGCTCGTCGGCAAGCAGTGGGGTCCATAAAATCTCTGATATATAGGCCTTGTATCAGGAACAAGAAGGCCACCTTCGCTCTCGTCTGCCAAACACTCAAGC atCTTCCTATTATTAAGGATGTTTTGGATGCTGCTACCATTCTCAACGCCAAATGGAAG AGGCAACAGGACTTAATTTACATTATCACATATGACATTCTTTTTGGCCAG GCAGTTTCATTAGTTGGGGATGCCGAGAAGTTTCTGATGCACCGCAAAGATGCTCTACAAACAGCTCTAGCACGCCTGTTAGTTAAGAAAAATGTGAAGACCCCTCAAGATTTGGTGGATCTTTATCGAATTCCCG AAGTTTCAAAGCCTCGTTATGTTCGTGTCAATACTCTGAAAATGGATGTTGATTCAGCCTTACTTGAATTAGGGCAACAAAACATG GTTGAAAAGGATAACATGGTTCCTGACTTGTTGATACTCCCACCAAGTACTGACTTGCATAATCATCCTCTGGTCACGAATGGAAGTGTATTTATGCAA GGGAAGGCAAGTTCTATGGTGGCAGCAGCTCTTGATCCTAAACCAGGATGGGAG GTTCTTGATGCATGCTCAGCCCCTGGAAACAAAACTGTCCACCTTGCCGCTCTTATGAGAGGAAAGGGGAAGATTATAGCATGTGAGCTGAATAAGGAAAGGGTTATACGTCTAAAAGAGACCATTAAACTCTCTGGTGCCTCTA ATATAGAAGTTCTGCATGGAGATTTCTTAAACTGCAATCCAAATGATTCGTCTTTTTCCAAG GTCCGTGCAATTCTTTTGGATCCTTCATGCTCTGGTTCTGGGACAGCCTCTGTGAGATTGGACCATCTGCTCCCATCTAATGCTGCAG GTCATGCAGCTGGTGTTACTGACACTGAAAGATTGAACAAGCTTGCGGCTTTTCAGAGAAAAGTGCTCATGCATGCATTATCTT TTCCTGCAGTTGAGAGAGTGGTTTACAGCACATGTTCCATACACCAAATTGAAAATGAAGATGTCGTAAAATCTGTTCTTCCTCTTGCTGCATCATATGGTTTTCAACTGGCTACTCCCTTCCCCCAATGGCAGCGCCGTGGTCTCCCAGTTTTTGAAGGCT TTCAACATCTTTTGCGAACCGATCCTGTTGAGGATGGAGAAGGCTTTTTCATTGCCTTATTTACAAAGAGAGACGACAAAAATCACTCCGAAAAGCAAGCAACCTGCAGAAATAATTCCAAATCTCTTGCCAGAGACAGCTGCACCGGTAGATTTAGAAGTGGGAAGAAAAGAATTGTAATAAACTTTGCCCATACTAAATTGTTTCTGATGTGGTTGCATGCAAAACAGAGTAGGCGAAAAAGAGACAACTTCAATACTGGTGGCTCGTATAGACCAATGACTACTGATTGcttttga